In the genome of Natronolimnobius sp. AArcel1, the window TCCGGGCAGCTCGCGTTTATTTTCCCATCTCAGCTCACGCCGGCGCTTCAGCGTCGCCGCCGCCGATCGGTGCACGGACCGTCACGTCGAACTCGATGGTCTCGTACGGGACGAACGGCTGCTTCGATGCGCCCTTCTGGCGGAACTGAATGATGCCGTACTCGGCGAGGACCTCGACGTCGTCGTGGACAACCGAGTAGCTCCGGTCGAGCCGGGTGGCCAGCGCCGAGATACTCTCGGCGGGAGCGCCCATCAGCGAGCGGAGCAGTTCGAAACGACGGTCGGTGAGCATCTTCCGGATCCCCTCGACGTTCTCGAACGAGACAACGGCGTCAGTCTGCTCGCCATCTTCGGCAGCGCCGGCGGCCGTGACCGCGTCGTCGAACGCGTCCTCCGCCGAAGCAATTGTGATGCGAAGCGTCTCAGGGAAGTTCATCTCTTCGGGGGCGGGATCGGTGTGGTTAGCGTCGGGCATTGATCTGGAGCACCTCCTGTTGGAAGCGGGCAACATGGTCTTGGAGTCCGTCGAACTCGATTCCGGTAACGTCGTCACCGACATGGCGGTGGTGGTGGCCGATATCGGAGTCGTGGGCGTTGTCGTATCGGAGGATTTGCTGGCCATCCTCCGGAGCGTAGTACTGGAATCGGTAGTAGTACCCACCCGGGTACGACGAATCTTCCACAGCGAACAACTCGGCGCGAGTGCCTTCCTGAGCATCGATCTCGAAGTTCCGATTGAGTACGACATCACCATCAGCCATGTTGCCCTTCGTACTATCCCCTATC includes:
- a CDS encoding DUF6516 family protein; translation: MADGDVVLNRNFEIDAQEGTRAELFAVEDSSYPGGYYYRFQYYAPEDGQQILRYDNAHDSDIGHHHRHVGDDVTGIEFDGLQDHVARFQQEVLQINARR
- a CDS encoding transcriptional regulator, with the protein product MPDANHTDPAPEEMNFPETLRITIASAEDAFDDAVTAAGAAEDGEQTDAVVSFENVEGIRKMLTDRRFELLRSLMGAPAESISALATRLDRSYSVVHDDVEVLAEYGIIQFRQKGASKQPFVPYETIEFDVTVRAPIGGGDAEAPA